One Betta splendens chromosome 8, fBetSpl5.4, whole genome shotgun sequence DNA segment encodes these proteins:
- the tcf20 gene encoding transcription factor 20 isoform X2, with amino-acid sequence MQNFSNSPAPTSLPPGFSGRGGGAPPYPPQPADAQISPRMTDDYAGMQQQSLHRGHHHPGQASHMLAYSARSRGPVEPPAAQGSIHSGNSSNPYRKDAMDYYFSMGGKDRHRRGGVGYGAGFGYPNIDGHIPHQFHHAVSSSAPTSGLMSPYPVDYGSSSGSGAGAGAFSPSHQYNMSQNPAMQSVPGSQMQHRQHGQTFPTVHHGQQHRSYPHSGHRMTPQYPHYSPQGGASTGSSGMYSPPPQRYLDGAAGTGFDPKVNSVNSSSNSVSSSVAANNVGPMENVQQSYHASNYPGYSPQTHSLHKQATLQHRNSQHNLGVGYDNSLKLHQGPSVYAKPHQASNPSIPQAAASQEIAKSPMHLNAQQPQVNQNFSPISNPSPAASAVHSPSCSSSPSPLMGVSEAHGNPSGHGPSHPSTSNPRSNHGHGRLLQTMPQLSPTPNSNSSISSCGSSGSHKGHSMSAVGGGSLPPTGRNKMTLSSRDEGSSIYSSSALDKLHDSGLNSLNALSSQVANIPNTVQHMLLTDTVLSHKKKDGGQMPQATHGALPSTPRSRNASAASSTSTVKDGSAVGIGEGAEDESSLTSVGGSSGTKVEREEQFSRGEPGRIRKISGASSGSEQTSYQHPTQSQTRLTTAQEVNIKSVSSETKANEAHIPYSALSPPFGCQSSEVGPASLSTPPVSSSPLSASSSVPAPQPNCVSDPSLTYIDPRGGHRRMTEIKNEVIIGESEGSVENREKGSNQTQQDGEVNTQNGQDKENRSQTASTLHRNEREEKHISEEQQSTSSVGVIVTARSEGKHKSKQSHNLREPSSHNGDEGVDLTLHSSHHQKSHFGRPQNPQTAPLKYGYSDSASGSDLSVKSRGRTGPAGPMESNSRYYQQSQTSSGPVHPKDAGAVAEALVKRGQGAGAKGHEENSQVQQYPSLLQEVLQGYNVDRRYGRQEQAFPAHLQVQQQFQTRHSYGMSESMRVQSGVPDAAAHSTHMGSSGKLPHPNQRHGNEADFPTDPHLSVKSDLSHTKSLLNSEKSEVAVSQSHVPQSSESQQPPPKHINLADYSLPQRKALSNASAPSSAVQELLLQEPEPLTGSVGQTESQKSSGSVLAPSERRSVICDVSPKRRSTPERDREGDREREKSQSGASVIQQPFASSAAADLSRKDTGEKQVAKIETASKDTGLDSNIRTDHRVSGGAKEADVDYHSKSVHSSVVINADPYRRGSVDIPPLPTHPMSTNPLSSPSRHPSYLHGVDLTTGSGSGFPGYRYGDSREGTMMPRSNPHFPTHHPYHNLSPQGPTTNKLQMYPHPRAPPHHPHDIGDWVKAMNRPSKEMMMQPGSSPGRHKISQSEQRQRIIAQTDLPGEQHPSKPSLHHQSSYFEMKMWESAHSGREGPRMMEGDSYYRAQAAPTLPPPAPPPMTHGQSSSNPEEAKRPCPPPPPSSSKPPPDINFTPPPMQRHNKAGGSGDTNPLMLRRRVRSFISPIPAKRQLQDVSQQRIATNSHHSPAALSESSHHNEDDSSSSDIPCPRLCSPLPGENNSYSQPISPSTANSKLLPSRKGRGLKLEAIVQKITPNIKKPAGHVDDELNHYPGFSHAEITPFNDSQDQDLAHFPRVAGGDDSYMDEGHSLNDMIPFRGVDETGPLPPSAYPCDPHQASQALKQQDFDFGLGAAVASVSGDKEDFALLGPLPPPPPLPRPVQGSPPPSSSALSDIQHFTNTYQQLETRRGEQSAANLLRQKLQESGMGFDDYPGSDYYGATPPHHSQTQGHMLNRQHQLASGRSSLSPQDSKPLENVVPKGYFPSGKKKGRPVGSVNKQKRVQNQAQPLAQSQTQTQNTAPSAPPAPPTPTIAAATTPPLVQTASSTPAPAAPPPLEGTITPPLAPPLLTQVVKVDVESEDTQPEIEVKPVRRRRRGVKDDEELEAGGQQRRRRRAAPTTPAVSKEELDASSAVGGGLGTSRVCVDPNRKGLFVPHIHVEKKVPEIGAVCTIVNAEEEKMKGERAAVGGKAGGSGTDSLLTSALSSQLSRKDRESEKRETDEVETTLQSGKALPSSGYVVSGPVITETKHSGRLLCCLCQKWANYKHLGDLYGPYYPADYAAKLPKNQPQVRQCQAATGASKAGPNSDANIVQDSQTHDAHFSKATAESDYGIRLESTPAPRPEGVRTASPGGQEELMMHTSGILSSTASFSSTSNTASPAWDMNFEMRPIPELKREPDIEVDQQAVQKKCQQAAEEVQQRPQHRKLTSHPRFKRRHKSSEDSPRMVPSNSKASLPFQPPPPALDSLGPLAQLAQLPQMPMDPEELWVHEGCIVWTSGVYIVNGRLYGLQEALDGARETCCSFCEMVGSTLGCYSKGCTLRYHYLCAMEADCSLNEDNFSLRCPKHKFTQSIRPAKSVYEWTVEQSERG; translated from the exons ATGCAGAATTTTTCCAACAGTCCAGCCCCCACATCTCTTCCCCCTGGGTtcagtgggagaggaggaggagcacctCCGTACCCCCCTCAGCCAGCAGACGCCCAGATCTCCCCAAGGATGACAGATGATTATGCAgggatgcagcagcagagcctgcACAGAGGCCATCACCACCCTGGTCAAGCCAGCCACATGCTGGCTTACAGTGCCAGAAGCAGAGGACCTGTGGAGCCACCAGCAGCGCAGGGTAGCATTCACAGTGGGAACAGCAGCAACCCTTACAGGAAGGATGCCatggattattatttttcaatGGGGGGGAAGGACAGGcacagaagggggggggtggggtacGGGGCTGGTTTTGGCTATCCGAACATTGATGGACATATACCTCACCAGTTCCACCATGCCGTCTCTAGCTCTGCACCAACATCTGGCCTGATGTCACCATATCCAGTAGACTATGGCTCCAGTAGTGGTTcaggtgctggtgctggagctttttctccttctcatCAGTACAATATGAGTCAGAACCCTGCAATGCAGTCAGTGCCAGGTTCTCAGATGCAGCATCGGCAGCATGGGCAAACCTTTCCGACTGTCCACCATGGACAGCAGCATAGGAGCTATCCTCACTCTGGGCACAGGATGACCCCTCAGTATCCGCACTATTCCCCGCAAGGTGGAGCATCCACGGGGTCATCAGGAATGTACAGCCCCCCACCGCAGAGATATCTCGACGGGGCTGCTGGCACTGGGTTTGATCCCAAAGTCAACAGTGTCAACTCCAGTTCAaactcagtctccagttcagttgCTGCTAACAATGTGGGGCCAATGGAGAATGTTCAACAGAGTTACCATGCATCAAATTATCCAGGATATTCCCCACAGACGCATTCACTTCACAAACAGGCTACACTACAGCACCGCAACTCACAGCACAACTTAGGTGTAGGTTATGACAATTCTCTCAAGCTGCACCAGGGCCCGTCTGTTTATGCTAAACCTCATCAGGCCTCCAATCCGAGCATACCTCAAGCAGCAGCGTCTCAAGAAATAGCCAAATCCCCCATGCACCTGAATGCGCAACAGCCCCAAGTAAACCAAAACTTCAGCCCAATATCCAACccctctccagctgcctccGCAGTGCATTCCCCCAGCTGTAGCTCCTCTCCGTCCCCTTTAATGGGTGTCTCAGAGGCACATGGAAACCCCTCAGGTCACGGTCCTTCCCATCCTTCTACATCCAACCCCCGTAGCAATCATGGCCACGGCAGGTTACTGCAGACCATGCCTCAGCTTAGCCCCACCCCTAACTCAAACAGCAGCATTAGTAGCTGTGGTAGCAGTGGAAGCCATAAAGGTCACAGCATGAGCGCGGTGGGAGGAGGAAGTCTTCCTCCAACAGGCCGCAACAAAATGACTTTAAGTTCTCGAGATGAAGGTTCCTCCATTTATTCGTCTTCTGCTCTTGATAAACTGCACGATTCTGGCTTGAATAGTCTTAATGCCTTGAGCTCACAAGTAGCCAATATACCCAACACAGTGCAGCACATGCTCCTCACTGACACTGTGCtttcacacaagaaaaaagaTGGTGGGCAGATGCCACAGGCAACACATGGCGCGCTACCATCAACACCACGAAGTCGAAATGCAAGTGCTGCATCGAGTACTAGCACTGTCAAAGATGGAAGTGCAGTGGGGATTGGTGAGGGTGCTGAAGACGAGTCCTCATTGACGTCGGTTGGAGGCTCATCTGGGACcaaggtggagagagaggagcagtttTCTAGAGGAGAACCTGGGAGAATAAGAAAGATAAGTGGTGCAAGCAGTGGATCCGAACAAACTAGTTATCAACATCCAACCCAGAGTCAAACTCGGCTAACGACCGCACAAGAAGTGAACATTAAATCTGTTAGTTCAGAAACTAAAGCTAATGAAGCTCACATTCCGTATTCAGCATTATCTCCACCGTTTGGATGTCAGTCATCAGAGGTTGGACCAGCCTCCCTTTCAACACCTCCAGTCTCCTCATCCCCTTTatctgcctcctccagtgttCCTGCTCCACAGCCAAACTGTGTCTCAGATCCTAGTTTAACCTATATTGACCCCAGAGGAGGCCACAGGAGGAtgacagaaattaaaaatgaagttATTATAGGTGAAAGTGAAGGCTCAGTTGAGAACAGAGAGAAGGGCAGTAATCAAACGCAACAAGATGGAGAAGTCAATACGCAGAACGGGCAGGACAAAGAAAACCGATCACAAACTGCCTCCACATTACACAGAAATGAGAGGGAAGAAAAGCACATATCTGAGGAACAGCAAAGCACCAGCAGTGTCGGGGTGATTGTTACAGCACGGTCTGAGGGAAAGCATAAAAGCAAGCAGTCACATAACCTGAGAGAGCCCAGCAGTCACAACGGGGATGAGGGGGTTGATCTGACTCTGCATTCCTCCCATCACCAGAAATCACACTTTGGACGGCCTCAAAATCCCCAAACTGCACCACTTAAATATGGCTACTCAGACTCAGCCTCTGGCTCCGATCTGTCAGTAAAGAGCAGAGGCCGAACGGGCCCAGCTGGACCAATGGAGTCAAATTCCAGATACTACCAGCAGTCACAAACCAGTTCTGGCCCTGTGCATCCAAAAGATGCTGGTGCTGTAGCTGAGGCTTTAGTGAAGCGGGGACAAGGTGCAGGAGCCAAAGGGCATGAGGAGAATTCACAAGTGCAGCAATATCCGAGCCTTCTGCAAGAAGTCCTTCAAGGTTACAACGTCGACAGACGTTACGGAAGACAAGAACAAGCGTTTCCTGCCCACCTTCAAGTTCAACAGCAGTTCCAAACCAGACACTCATATGGCATGTCTGAAAGTATGAGGGTTCAAAGTGGAGTTCCTGACGCTGCAGCTCATTCCACCCATATGGGCAGCTCTGGAAAGCTGCCACATCCAAACCAGAGGCATGGAAATGAGGCAGACTTCCCCACTGACCCCCATTTGTCTGTGAAATCAGACCTGTCCCACACCAAGAGTTTGCTAAATTCAGAAAAAAGTGAAGTAGCTGTGTCTCAGAGTCATGTACCACAGTCCTCAGAGTCTCAGCAGCCCCCACCCAAACATATCAATTTAGCTGACTACTCTCTGCCCCAGAGGAAAGCCTTATCCAACGCGTCTGCTCCGTCCTCTGCTGTGCAGGAGCTGCTTCTGCAGGAGCCCGAGCCGCTAACAGGGAGCGTTGGTCAAACCGAGTCTCAGAAATCATCAGGCTCCGTATTAGCTCCATCAGAGCGGCGCTCTGTCATCTGTGATGTGTCGCCAAAGCGGCGCAGCACACCAGAGAGGGACAGGGAAGGcgacagggagcgggagaagAGCCAGAGCGGAGCCTCTGTGATTCAACAGCCATTcgcctcttcagcagctgctgatctgaGTAGAAAAGATACGGGTGAGAAACAAGTGGCCAAAATAGAAACAGCATCCAAAGACACTGGTCTAGACTCAAACATACGAACAGATCATCGTGTCAGTGGTGGAGCTAAGGAGGCTGATGTGGACTATCATTCCAAGTCAGTTCATTCCTCTGTCGTAATAAACGCTGACCCCTACCGGCGAGGTAGTGTCGACATTCCCCCCCTGCCGACTCATCCTATGAGCACTAATCCGTTATCTTCACCCTCAAGGCATCCGTCCTATCTTCATGGTGTTGATTTAACAACTGGCAGTGGCAGCGGTTTTCCAGGATATAGATATGGAGATTCGAGAGAAGGCACTATGATGCCGCGCAGCAACCCCCACTTCCCCACCCACCATCCATACCACAACTTATCCCCCCAGGGCCCCACCACAAATAAACTTCAGATGTATCCTCACCCGCGCGCGCCCCCCCATCACCCCCATGACATTGGTGACTGGGTCAAAGCCATGAACAGACCGTCTAAGGAGATGATGATGCAGCCTGGTTCCTCTCCAGGGAGACATAagatcagccaatcagagcaaaGACAGAGGATCATCGCCCAGACGGACCTGCCAGGTGAGCAGCATCCATCGAAACCATCACTCCATCATCaaagctcttattttgaaatgaaaatgtggGAGTCGGCACACTCTGGAAGGGAAGGTCCTAGAATGATGGAGGGAGACTCGTACTACAGAGCACAGGCAGCTCCCACACTCCCCCCTCCTGCACCACCTCCAATGACTCATGGCCAAAGTTCTTCTAACCCGGAGGAAGCCAAGCGTCCCTGCCCGCCTCCTCCGCCCAGTTCCTCCAAGCCTCCCCCTGACATTAACTTCACTCCACCACCGATGCAGCGTCACAACAAAGCTGGAGGTTCTGGAGACACCAATCCACTAATGTTGAGAAGGAGAGTTCGTTCTTTTATCTCTCCTATTCCTGCAAAAAGGCAACTCCAGGATGTGTCTCAGCAGAGGATTGCCACAAATTCACATCACTcccctgcagctctgtctgagTCTAGCCACCACAATGAAGATGACTCATCCAGTTCAGATATCCCGTGTCCCAGGCTTTGTTCCCCGCTGCCGGGAGAGAACAACTCCTATTCACAACCTATATCTCCATCAACTGCTAATTCCAAGCTTTTGCCTTCCAGGAAAGGCCGAGGTTTGAAACTGGAGGCAATAGTGCAGAAAATCACACCAAATATTAAAAAGCCAGCAGGCCACGTTGATGATGAGTTAAATCATTACCCCGGCTTCTCTCACGCTGAAATAACACCGTTTAATGATTCACAGGACCAGGACTTAGCACATTTCCCCAGGGTTGCAGGAGGAGATGATAGTTACATGGATGAAGGTCACTCATTGAATGACATGATTCCCTTCAGAGGAGTTGATGAGACGGGGCCGTTGCCTCCCTCCGCCTACCCCTGTGATCCCCATCAGGCCTCCCAAGCTCTGAAGCAACAGGACTTTGACTTCGGCTTAGGCGCCGCTGTGGCATCAGTGTCTGGTGACAAGGAGGATTTTGCTTTGCTCGGACCTttaccccctcctcctcctcttcctcgcccgGTACAGGGCTCCCCGCCTCCATCCTCGTCTGCCCTGTCCGACATCCAGCACTTCACCAACACTTACCAGCAGCTAGAGACGAGACGAGGAGAGCAATCGGCTGCTAACCTTCTGCGACAGAAACTTCAAGAATCTGGCATGGGGTTTGATGATTATCCTGGCAGCGACTACTACGGAGCCACCCCTCCCCACCATAGTCAGACTCAAGGACACATGCTGAACAGACAACATCAGCTGGCCTCCGGTAGGTCCAGTCTGTCACCACAAGATTCTAAGCCGCTCGAGAATGTCGTGCCCAAAGGctatttcccatctggcaagAAGAAGGGCAGGCCCGTAGGGAGCGTCAACAAACAGAAACGAGTTCAGAACCAAGCCCAGCCGTTGGCCCAGTCTCAAAcccaaacacagaacacagctccgtctgctcctccagcccctCCCACTCCAACTATTGCTGCCGCCACAACTCCACCGTTGGTGCAGACTGCCAGCAGCACGCCGGCCCCCGCAGCGCCTCCTCCGTTGGAGGGCACGATCACCCCCCCGCTGGCCCCGCCCCTTCTGACCCAGGTGGTGAAGGTGGACGTAGAGAGTGAGGACACCCAGCCAGAGATCGAGGTCAAACCCGTGAGACGAAGGCGCAGGGGCGTGAAAGACGACGAGGAGTTGGAAGCAGGTggacaacagaggaggaggaggagggcggcgcCAACAACACCAGCCGTCAGCAAAGAAGAGCTGGACGCGTCTtcagcggtggggggggggctcggcaCCAGCCGCGTGTGCGTGGATCCAAACCGAAAGGGCCTGTTTGTACCACACATACATGTGGAGAAGAAAGTCCCAGAGATTGGAGCAGTGTGCACCATCGTAAacgctgaggaggaaaagatgAAGGGCGAGCGGGCCGCAGTGGGAGGGAAGGCAGGCGGCAGTGGGACCGACTCTCTTCTGACCTCAGCTCTTTCCTCCCAGTTATCTCGGAAAGACAGGGAGtcagagaaaagagaaacgGACGAGGTGGAAACGACACTTCAGTCAGGAAAAGCACTTCCTTCATCTGGATATGTTGTTTCAGGCCCTGTGATCACGGAGACCAAGCACTCTGGCCGCCTGCTTTGCTGCCTGTGTCAGAAGTGGGCCAATTACAAACACCTTGGAGATCTCTACGGGCCGTACTACCCAGCTGACTATGCTGCAAAGCTCCCCAAGAACCAGCCGCAGGTCAGACAATGTCAGGCAGCTACAGGCGCAAGCAAAGCGGGACCAAATTCAGACGCAAACATTGTCCAAGACTCGCAAACACACGATGCTCACTTCTCCAAAGCCACAGCTGAGAGCGACTATGGCATCAGGCTGGAGTCCACCCCAGCGCCTCGGCCCGAGGGCGTCAGAACGGCCTCCCCAGGCGGTCAGGAGGAACTGATGATGCATACCTCCGGCATTCTCAGTAGcactgcctccttctcctccaccagtAACACTGCATCACCTGCCTGGGACATGAACTTTGAAATGCGACCCATCCCTGAGCTTAAGAGGGAGCCGGACATTGAAGTTGATCAACAAGCGGTGCAAAAGAAGTGTCAGCAGGCGGCAGAGGAAGTGCAGCAGCGGCCTCAGCACAGGAAGCTCACCTCGCATCCCCGCTTCAAGAGGAGGCATAAATCCAGCGAGGATTCCCCCAGAATGGTACCATCCAACAGCAAGGCATCCCTGCCTTTCCAgccccctccgcccgccctggacTCCCTGGGACCCTTGGCCCAACTCGCCCAGCTGCCACAGATGCCCATGGACCCCGAGGAGCTGTGGGTCCATGAAGGCTGCATCGTGTGGACCAGTGGAGTGTACATCGTCAACGGGCGGCTGTATGGCCTGCAGGAGGCACTAGATGGCGCCAGAGAAACT TGCTGCTCGTTCTGTGAGATGGTCGGCTCCACGCTGGGCTGCTACAGTAAAGGCTGCACGCTGCGCTACCACTACCTGTGTGCTATGGAAGCAG ATTGCTCTCTGAATGAAGATAACTTTTCCCTGAGGTGTCCGAAGCACAAG TTTACCCAGAGCATCCGTCCAGCCAAGTCCGTGTACGAGTGGACTGTGGAGCAGTCGGAGAGAGGCTGA